One window from the genome of Parasteatoda tepidariorum isolate YZ-2023 chromosome 8, CAS_Ptep_4.0, whole genome shotgun sequence encodes:
- the LOC107451936 gene encoding E3 ubiquitin-protein ligase NEURL1 → MAVRQNLRSLHFHKVCGGSIKLLEKDKVAHRTDSFNNGLTFTDRPVMVDEVVFLKIVETARNWSGAFRLGFTKNDPKSMKTIPQHSCPDFISLPGNWAKALPESLNKKDSLISFYVNSQGDVYYQHNDGKETLLLAKVDIKHKLWGVIDVYGNTVKVKLVSNPFKEESLSDFDLTFHAVHGVHVQLDDSKTIATRKNGMSNAYVFSGKPMHFDEKVVIKILTLDPWIKGLFEYGLTSSDPSTIEVNSLPKNGADLIDLPSDYWVLKRDTCCYDRDDIVTFMLKTDGVFIVTRNANAVSSKLHVDTSRPLWLFFKLSGAIVKICLMGSSEKEYADLIKEFNEITTFPVEKKPKRRVSRELSIGECVICCDNLVNCTLYRCGHMCMCYECANFMRNKSDNCPVCRTSIEDVIRVYT, encoded by the coding sequence aTGGCTGTGAGACAGAATCTTCGTTCATTACATTTTCATAAAGTTTGTGGTGGTAGTATAAAACTATTAGAAAAGGATAAAGTTGCTCATCGAACTGATAGCTTCAATAATGGTCTCACATTTACGGATCGTCCAGTAATGGTCGATGAAGTTGTCTTCCTAAAAATCGTAGAAACAGCAAGAAATTGGAGTGGAGCATTTAGATTAGGATTCACTAAAAATGATCCTAAATCGATGAAGACTATTCCTCAACATTCATGtccagattttatttcattacctGGTAACTGGGCGAAAGCTTTACCAGAATCTCTAAACAAGAAAGAttctttaatttccttttatgtGAACAGCCAAGGAGATGTTTACTATCAACATAATGATGGTAAAGAAACGTTACTCTTAGCTAAAgttgacattaaacataaacTTTGGGGAGTTATTGATGTCTATGGCAACACTGTAAAAGTTAAACTGGTATCTAATCCTTTCAAAGAAGAATCATTATCCGATTTTGATTTAACTTTTCATGCTGTACATGGGGTGCATGTTCAATTAGATGATAGTAAAACAATTGCAACCAGGAAAAATGGCATGTCTAATGCTTATGTTTTTAGTGGCAAGCCAATgcattttgatgaaaaagtagtCATTAAAATCCTTACGCTTGATCCATGGATTAAAGGCCTATTTGAATACGGATTAACatctagtgatccttctactaTAGAAGTTAATTCACTGCCAAAAAATGGTGCAGATCTGATAGATTTGCCATCAGACTATTGGGTCCTTAAAAGAGATACTTGCTGCTATGATCGTGATGATATTGTGACATTTATGCTGAAAACTGATGGTGTGTTTATAGTCACAAGAAATGCCAATGCCGTTTCGTCTAAGTTACATGTTGATACAAGCCGACCTTTGtggttgttttttaaattaagtggtGCCAttgtgaaaatatgtttaatgggGTCATCAGAAAAAGAGTATGCAGatcttataaaagaatttaacgAAATAACAACCTTTCCTGTAGAGAAAAAACCAAAGCGTAGAGTTTCAAGAGAATTAAGTATTGGTGAATGTGTTATTTGCTGTGATAATCTAGTTAACTGTACATTGTATCGTTGTGGTCATATGTGCATGTGCTATGAATGTGCTAACTTCATGCGAAATAAGAGTGATAATTGTCCAGTTTGTCGTACGAGTATTGAAGATGTTATTAGAGTTTATACCTAA